The Paracholeplasma brassicae genome contains a region encoding:
- a CDS encoding sialate O-acetylesterase: protein MLVKGLYTHGVVFSKNHPLTFLGTYEENSQVRIEIDQDGHRLYDDIHQVSNQGKLYAKTIKLKASYKEVAVKVTTKNTTESFVGYVGEVYLGAGQSNMAYALKYDNHFDEILAQENLLKGIKCFSVADSLIENDVIKRPLEPLSDFIKHATWIDSSNPSFSDYSGLLIMLGLLHQKIKDYPIGLIDVSVPGCSIEGFLPIETIENNPTIKSYLEENGFLKYPLSTINDYTVASGIYNEKIAPIIGFPIDQFLWYQGEHHVGTNREYDYYKEALKRLIESYRVLYQQKVPVILIYINQTYYPQDDNYSVSRINLAIQDNQNIEDEIYAIPTYDVIPTWKNSHTKGIENPIHPTNKFYIANRIHQVIHKQSSPVLVTEVRVLTHAIEITFDQRLKQDKGLVEGFTIAGDDHIYQPAEAQLINQNTIILSSRFVDHPVYFTYAFQLDNHSFTLKSTKGMPLPILHSDEDLSRGRYYAYYGYEHFSHLDYFETAFDPLYGTPRIKPLLFLGELHHNRDLKIIKGKHHIQIHYQASAQRDYKERFGVSLDLSKTGFQLMFSSFKKIELKSTFESKDEVAFLGLLFKDVRNQVWLVKPTSHNKVDNEEVYELDLCEISYADLNKETIELSKYNQIKQMELVFEASDNAVIELVSMIHHL, encoded by the coding sequence ATGTTAGTTAAAGGCTTATATACCCATGGGGTGGTATTTTCTAAAAACCACCCACTGACGTTTTTAGGTACTTATGAAGAAAATAGCCAAGTACGTATTGAAATTGATCAAGATGGTCATCGGTTGTATGACGACATACACCAGGTATCCAATCAAGGTAAACTTTACGCAAAAACGATCAAACTAAAGGCTTCATATAAAGAAGTAGCCGTTAAAGTGACAACCAAAAACACCACCGAATCGTTTGTTGGCTACGTGGGTGAGGTCTATCTAGGGGCGGGGCAATCAAATATGGCGTATGCGCTTAAATACGATAATCACTTTGATGAAATCCTTGCACAAGAAAACCTACTAAAGGGGATTAAGTGTTTTAGCGTTGCCGATAGCCTTATTGAAAATGACGTGATTAAAAGACCGTTAGAGCCACTCAGTGATTTTATTAAACACGCGACATGGATTGATTCATCGAATCCATCGTTTAGTGACTATTCAGGGTTACTGATTATGCTAGGGTTACTGCACCAAAAAATAAAGGACTACCCAATCGGTTTGATTGACGTCTCAGTGCCTGGTTGTTCGATTGAAGGCTTTTTACCAATTGAAACAATCGAAAATAATCCAACCATTAAATCGTATTTAGAAGAAAACGGGTTTCTAAAATACCCTTTATCAACAATTAATGACTATACAGTAGCTTCGGGTATCTACAATGAAAAGATTGCACCAATCATTGGTTTTCCAATTGATCAGTTCTTGTGGTATCAAGGTGAGCATCACGTGGGTACTAATAGAGAGTATGATTACTATAAAGAAGCGTTAAAAAGACTAATTGAGTCCTATCGTGTGCTCTATCAACAAAAAGTACCTGTGATTCTAATCTATATCAATCAAACATATTACCCACAAGATGACAATTATTCGGTTTCAAGAATCAATTTAGCAATACAAGACAACCAAAATATAGAAGATGAGATTTATGCCATTCCAACGTATGATGTGATTCCAACCTGGAAAAACAGCCATACGAAGGGCATTGAAAATCCGATTCACCCAACCAATAAGTTCTATATCGCAAACCGAATCCATCAAGTGATTCATAAACAATCAAGTCCTGTTTTGGTGACTGAGGTAAGGGTACTAACACACGCGATTGAAATCACGTTTGATCAAAGATTAAAACAAGATAAAGGATTGGTTGAAGGTTTTACAATTGCAGGTGATGATCATATTTATCAGCCAGCAGAAGCACAACTAATTAACCAAAACACCATTATTTTATCTAGTCGGTTTGTTGATCATCCGGTTTATTTCACCTATGCATTTCAGCTTGATAATCACTCGTTTACTTTAAAGTCAACCAAAGGAATGCCTTTACCGATTCTTCATAGTGATGAAGATTTATCTAGAGGGCGTTATTATGCCTATTACGGCTATGAACATTTTAGTCATCTTGATTACTTTGAAACGGCATTTGATCCACTCTATGGTACACCTAGAATTAAACCGCTCTTATTTTTAGGTGAGCTACATCATAATCGTGACCTTAAGATCATCAAAGGAAAACACCACATTCAAATTCATTATCAAGCTAGTGCGCAAAGAGATTATAAAGAACGGTTTGGAGTCTCTCTTGACTTATCAAAGACTGGCTTTCAACTGATGTTTTCTTCTTTCAAGAAAATAGAGTTAAAATCGACATTTGAGTCAAAAGACGAAGTAGCCTTTTTAGGACTCTTATTTAAAGATGTTAGAAATCAAGTATGGCTTGTAAAACCAACAAGTCATAACAAAGTTGATAACGAAGAAGTCTATGAACTTGATTTATGTGAGATTTCTTATGCAGATTTAAATAAAGAGACAATTGAACTTAGTAAATACAATCAAATCAAACAAATGGAGTTGGTGTTTGAAGCGAGTGATAATGCAGTGATTGAACTTGTTTCAATGATTCATCATTTATAG
- a CDS encoding SAVED domain-containing protein — protein sequence MKICIIFAELVLNIFSFIDLVDKYKSRFVVRYSSKNKNIIYINSNKKPVDEQKIFEKIQNNKIVLTNINLHSDPYKHLNKMKKIQLTLIKRRYNSPIYYTGFSSVPFSILDGHTIGDTEKIRFIEYNRNRNDYYLIEYESNQCSRLVVEYPSTKNTSEAALIISLSYKIVIDSVSSRIGIIDKYYINDNYSGIDYVFSYELLDDLYTKVKKTLNDIKEKGYKKIHLFSASRQSQSFVIGQAINKYDVLVYAYEMIIDKYTWKLNIQNGEISE from the coding sequence ATGAAAATATGTATTATCTTTGCGGAATTAGTATTAAACATATTTAGTTTTATTGATTTAGTAGACAAATATAAATCAAGATTTGTTGTAAGATATTCATCCAAGAACAAAAATATTATATATATTAATTCCAATAAAAAACCTGTCGATGAACAAAAGATATTCGAAAAAATTCAGAATAATAAAATTGTATTAACTAACATAAATTTACACAGTGATCCATATAAGCACCTAAATAAAATGAAAAAAATACAACTCACTTTAATAAAAAGAAGGTATAACTCACCAATTTATTATACTGGTTTTTCTAGTGTTCCCTTTTCAATTTTAGATGGTCACACAATAGGCGATACAGAAAAAATTCGTTTTATTGAATATAACAGAAATCGCAATGATTATTATTTAATTGAGTATGAATCAAACCAGTGTTCAAGATTAGTGGTTGAATATCCTAGTACAAAAAATACTTCAGAAGCCGCATTAATCATATCTTTATCCTATAAAATAGTGATTGATTCTGTCAGTTCGAGAATAGGTATCATTGATAAATATTATATAAACGATAATTATTCAGGTATAGATTATGTTTTCTCATATGAATTACTAGATGATTTGTATACCAAAGTTAAGAAAACCTTAAACGATATTAAAGAGAAAGGTTATAAAAAAATACACTTATTTTCTGCAAGTCGTCAATCACAATCATTCGTGATTGGACAAGCAATAAACAAGTATGACGTATTGGTGTATGCATATGAAATGATTATAGATAAATATACATGGAAATTAAATATTCAAAATGGTGAAATAAGTGAATAA
- a CDS encoding DUF4838 domain-containing protein, with product MSKVKDFAKSELDRYFHLITGMNHQITLALEGSVNINPLDDYYQINVIGGVGVIKGRNERSLLLGVYRLLEGLGVFFHAPKDERITRRQLEDCDFSFESHFLVKQRIVCIEGAVSIENVQDLIDFLPKKQMNGYFIQFQKPYEFFTRWYEHKNHPWLKEEPLSEEILESFMPLMTKEIEKRGLIYHAVGHGWTTRVLGLDASGWQKADPKSLLSLDTSLIAQVNGKREFFKGIPLNTQLCYSNKKVQDLFVEVVVDYIDKHQEIDVLHLWLADDFNNFCECEACQKELPSFYYVETLNRIDEELTKRNIKTKLMFLLYYELLFPSRNVSTLSTDRFMMMFAPITRTYTSSLKDVASKYQAMPIKTKAFKRNENQFEPELLKNLVYLKAWQEAFKGSTVLFDYHLMWDGFKDLPQRGLSQVLYEDMKVLNQFGIDGFISCQLQRNFFPDGLAFHMMAKGLSNESGNMDAIEAKFYEQRYLSEAYNIKTFFTEISSVLIHQYLRKEVPKLNHDVVREIDRIISFINQMKLSGSVAFEEVTKDFIDYYLGYLKLIKEKALGSSVSQLKDGSNKLINEFIKLEADYQSSFDGFYFVHLVREFVENEW from the coding sequence ATGAGTAAGGTAAAAGACTTCGCTAAAAGTGAACTTGATCGCTATTTTCATCTCATTACGGGCATGAATCACCAAATCACTTTAGCGTTAGAGGGTAGTGTCAATATTAATCCACTGGATGATTATTATCAAATCAATGTCATTGGTGGCGTTGGTGTCATTAAGGGTAGAAATGAGCGTAGCCTTTTACTTGGTGTCTACCGCCTACTTGAAGGTCTAGGGGTGTTTTTTCATGCCCCAAAAGATGAGCGGATTACAAGACGTCAGTTAGAAGATTGTGATTTTTCTTTTGAAAGTCACTTTTTAGTTAAACAGCGAATCGTTTGTATCGAAGGGGCCGTTTCAATTGAGAATGTCCAAGACCTAATTGACTTTTTACCCAAAAAACAAATGAATGGGTATTTCATTCAGTTTCAAAAGCCTTACGAGTTTTTTACCAGGTGGTATGAACACAAGAATCACCCATGGTTAAAAGAAGAACCATTGAGCGAAGAAATACTAGAGTCTTTTATGCCGTTAATGACCAAAGAAATAGAAAAGCGGGGATTAATATATCACGCCGTTGGTCACGGATGGACAACGCGTGTGCTTGGTTTGGATGCCAGTGGCTGGCAAAAAGCAGACCCAAAATCCTTGTTGTCATTGGATACGTCTTTGATTGCCCAAGTAAACGGTAAAAGAGAGTTCTTTAAAGGTATTCCACTTAATACACAGTTATGTTATTCAAATAAAAAAGTTCAAGACCTTTTTGTCGAGGTCGTTGTTGACTATATCGATAAGCATCAAGAAATCGATGTGCTTCATTTATGGTTAGCCGATGATTTTAATAACTTCTGTGAGTGTGAGGCGTGTCAAAAAGAACTACCAAGTTTTTATTACGTCGAAACTCTAAATCGAATTGATGAAGAATTAACCAAAAGAAACATTAAGACAAAATTAATGTTCTTACTTTATTATGAACTACTTTTTCCATCTAGAAATGTAAGTACACTTTCAACTGACCGTTTTATGATGATGTTTGCGCCAATCACAAGAACCTACACCAGTTCGCTTAAAGATGTTGCAAGTAAGTATCAGGCAATGCCTATAAAGACAAAGGCATTCAAACGAAATGAAAATCAGTTTGAACCAGAACTATTAAAGAACTTAGTCTATTTAAAAGCCTGGCAAGAAGCCTTTAAAGGAAGTACGGTCTTATTTGATTATCACCTGATGTGGGATGGGTTTAAAGACCTACCACAACGTGGCTTAAGTCAAGTCTTATATGAAGATATGAAGGTATTAAATCAATTTGGGATTGATGGGTTTATTTCATGCCAACTCCAACGTAATTTTTTCCCAGATGGTCTTGCGTTTCATATGATGGCTAAAGGGCTATCTAATGAATCAGGAAATATGGATGCTATTGAGGCTAAGTTTTACGAACAACGCTATTTAAGTGAGGCGTATAACATCAAAACGTTTTTTACCGAAATTTCATCAGTATTAATCCATCAATATCTAAGAAAAGAAGTACCAAAACTCAATCATGACGTGGTTAGAGAAATTGATCGAATCATTTCATTCATTAATCAAATGAAATTAAGTGGCTCCGTGGCATTTGAGGAAGTAACCAAAGACTTTATCGATTACTACCTAGGTTACTTAAAACTGATCAAAGAAAAAGCATTAGGTAGTAGCGTTAGTCAGTTAAAAGATGGATCAAATAAACTAATAAACGAATTCATTAAGTTAGAAGCGGATTACCAATCAAGCTTTGATGGGTTTTATTTTGTTCATCTAGTACGTGAATTTGTGGAGAATGAGTGGTGA
- a CDS encoding family 78 glycoside hydrolase catalytic domain, with the protein MFQNAKWIWHHNIIQKNDYGVFVKSFEVDRFNKAILNISGHNHIKLYINDKLISGYVTPAPSGLNPKSYLSYDVSKDLLEGNNTIKVVVLYLGGSGQNYQNGIPGFILNLEIEEEAGVRHILSDETFSSIKNHPYVTGQPFQQNRRITPVERFDSSKLDEGPIHEPVLVLEGYHNYRKQTIKEGIVHKTYEPRLLSQSNTVYVFDADRIVSGFVGLDILSQTNQVLRVRYSEDLDGDRVKHNVANEPSETYYDELILKKGMRVSHAFDFTYKAFRYVEVEGNLDELESFSLKVEVASTDLGIVGDLKSKSYPMITDLFTLFKHTQTNNTLGLLVDCPHREQAQYLGDSALQAESIVYNVLERKPLLEKVLDDFMDAQYADGTFPFVSPGSTNDEEFSLKIPEYDLYFIELLEKRYQIDLDQKILHRYYEASKKVIDHYISKIDEQGLVRKNEHWHISDWPYPSVDQEGDYLCFENMHFHKNLSSFIKLYQDRIDQDYYRKLKDKLYLRIREVFLERELFKDHEKAASYHQGIQAFALNHGFVLDSELDAVITYIKQSGFSSSIILGRDVVHALLKSGYTKEALDYMFNYEKGWGTILRHGSKTMWEGFDDIESHSHAWGMYVVRLIQTYLVGINVINPDTYIIKPIMIDEVKDIAATIVTERGLLSFSYEVKESDVIYTYDIPLGIQVSLIHNQLTFNLKSAGILKCKKESVV; encoded by the coding sequence ATGTTTCAAAACGCAAAATGGATTTGGCATCATAACATAATACAAAAAAATGACTATGGTGTGTTTGTTAAATCATTTGAAGTCGATCGTTTTAATAAAGCCATTCTAAACATTAGTGGACATAACCACATCAAACTCTACATCAATGATAAATTAATCTCAGGATACGTCACACCTGCCCCTAGTGGGCTTAACCCAAAAAGCTATTTGAGCTATGATGTTTCAAAAGACTTATTAGAGGGAAACAACACCATTAAAGTGGTGGTGCTTTATTTAGGAGGTAGTGGACAAAACTATCAAAACGGGATCCCTGGGTTTATTTTGAATCTAGAAATCGAAGAAGAGGCTGGTGTTAGACACATTTTAAGTGATGAGACGTTTTCATCCATTAAGAATCACCCTTATGTGACAGGCCAACCATTCCAACAAAACAGACGAATCACACCAGTAGAACGGTTTGATTCATCTAAACTTGACGAGGGGCCCATTCATGAACCGGTTTTAGTGTTGGAAGGTTATCACAACTACCGTAAACAAACCATCAAAGAAGGCATCGTTCATAAGACATATGAACCACGCCTTTTAAGTCAATCAAATACGGTTTATGTGTTTGATGCAGATAGAATCGTTAGTGGCTTTGTAGGACTTGATATACTTAGTCAAACAAATCAAGTCCTTAGGGTAAGGTATAGTGAAGACCTTGATGGTGACCGTGTTAAACACAATGTCGCAAACGAGCCCAGTGAAACTTACTATGATGAACTCATCTTAAAAAAAGGGATGAGAGTGTCTCACGCGTTTGACTTTACGTATAAAGCGTTTCGCTATGTGGAGGTTGAAGGAAACTTAGACGAACTTGAATCGTTTTCTTTAAAGGTGGAAGTCGCATCAACGGATTTAGGTATAGTTGGTGATTTAAAGAGCAAGTCTTATCCAATGATTACTGATCTGTTTACGCTATTTAAGCACACACAAACCAATAACACCCTTGGATTATTGGTGGATTGTCCACACCGTGAACAAGCACAATACTTAGGCGATAGTGCGCTTCAAGCAGAATCAATTGTTTATAATGTATTAGAAAGAAAACCGTTATTAGAAAAAGTATTAGATGACTTTATGGACGCGCAGTATGCGGACGGTACATTTCCATTTGTCAGTCCTGGTAGTACTAATGATGAGGAGTTTTCACTTAAAATTCCCGAATACGATTTGTATTTTATTGAACTCTTAGAAAAAAGGTATCAAATCGATTTAGACCAGAAAATTCTACATCGTTATTACGAGGCATCAAAGAAAGTGATTGATCACTACATTTCTAAAATCGATGAACAAGGGCTTGTTAGAAAAAATGAACACTGGCATATTTCAGATTGGCCATACCCGAGTGTGGATCAAGAGGGAGATTACTTATGTTTTGAAAACATGCACTTTCATAAAAACTTAAGCTCATTTATCAAGTTATATCAAGATAGAATCGATCAAGATTATTACCGAAAATTAAAAGACAAGCTATATCTAAGAATAAGAGAAGTGTTTTTAGAGCGTGAGTTATTTAAAGATCACGAAAAGGCGGCTTCTTACCACCAAGGCATTCAAGCATTCGCGCTCAATCATGGCTTTGTTTTAGATAGTGAGTTAGATGCGGTCATTACCTACATTAAACAAAGCGGGTTTTCCTCTAGCATCATTTTAGGTAGAGACGTGGTTCATGCTTTATTGAAGTCAGGGTATACTAAAGAAGCGCTTGATTATATGTTTAATTACGAAAAAGGCTGGGGAACGATTTTAAGACATGGGTCTAAGACAATGTGGGAAGGGTTCGATGATATTGAGTCACACAGTCATGCCTGGGGCATGTATGTGGTAAGACTCATTCAAACCTACCTTGTAGGTATAAACGTCATTAATCCGGATACTTATATCATTAAGCCAATCATGATCGATGAGGTTAAAGATATAGCGGCAACAATTGTCACTGAACGTGGGTTATTATCTTTTTCTTACGAGGTTAAAGAAAGTGACGTCATTTATACGTATGACATACCTTTGGGGATACAGGTGAGTTTAATACACAATCAATTAACGTTTAACTTGAAGTCAGCAGGTATCTTAAAATGCAAAAAAGAGTCTGTCGTATGA
- a CDS encoding nucleotide-binding domain-containing protein, with product MIKYHLTRVLEALKTDNSKALSDLINTQMQLDTEKYYYDYAVQKSQIFKNIIERPTEYSDIRIKARKFSKNYKTYVDYSDIEVIEKDTKLEFKVSFPGYIEVKKIEWLIVNTGYEARKSNQLRGNLFESSEVEDEIPINLRKRKTEHTSYSGVHYVISKVTDKSNHQYYSTPFKVRVS from the coding sequence ATGATTAAATATCACCTAACAAGAGTACTTGAAGCGCTTAAAACAGATAATTCAAAGGCTTTAAGTGATTTGATAAACACTCAAATGCAATTAGATACAGAGAAATATTACTATGATTATGCAGTACAAAAGTCTCAAATATTTAAAAATATAATTGAAAGACCGACTGAATACAGTGATATTCGAATTAAGGCTAGAAAATTCAGTAAAAATTATAAAACATATGTTGACTATTCAGACATTGAAGTGATTGAAAAGGATACCAAACTTGAATTCAAAGTCAGCTTTCCTGGGTACATTGAAGTCAAAAAAATAGAATGGTTAATTGTCAATACAGGGTATGAAGCTCGAAAATCTAATCAACTACGTGGTAACTTATTTGAATCATCTGAAGTTGAAGATGAGATACCAATAAACCTTAGAAAGAGAAAAACAGAACATACCTCATATTCAGGTGTTCACTATGTAATTTCAAAAGTCACTGATAAATCTAATCATCAATACTATTCAACACCATTTAAAGTAAGAGTTTCTTAG
- a CDS encoding nucleotidyltransferase domain-containing protein, translating to MKKYLNELLEKAKITSVQRQENASIIDDIKKLLGSQFDAPVYFRRGGSLAKKTANIYDADIDLLCYLDDSTNMTLEQIYEDTYLVLSKTYIVNKKNSAIEILGKQDDYSWDYRIDIVPGKYVNYESSYDVFYGVIKIKRN from the coding sequence ATGAAAAAATACTTAAATGAATTACTTGAAAAAGCTAAGATAACAAGCGTTCAAAGACAAGAGAATGCTTCAATTATCGATGATATTAAAAAATTACTAGGTAGTCAATTCGATGCTCCAGTATATTTTAGACGAGGTGGTTCGTTAGCTAAAAAAACTGCTAACATTTATGATGCAGATATTGACTTACTTTGTTATCTAGATGATTCAACGAATATGACCTTAGAGCAAATTTATGAAGATACTTATTTAGTCTTATCTAAGACATATATAGTAAATAAGAAAAACAGTGCCATAGAAATATTAGGCAAACAAGATGATTATTCTTGGGATTATCGCATAGACATCGTTCCTGGAAAATATGTAAATTACGAATCTTCTTATGACGTTTTTTATGGTGTAATAAAGATAAAAAGAAACTGA